A stretch of the Sulfurimonas sp. HSL-1656 genome encodes the following:
- a CDS encoding cytochrome c, whose protein sequence is MARWLLFLATFLAAEESFITPQEYAAQLYHNPRGIGCNLCHGEHGEGKVIANYTDKGVRKSFTAPAINVIAFEDFDRALNGRVKGMPRYFLTEEERHTLYSYLHPKDANVSQ, encoded by the coding sequence ATGGCCCGTTGGCTCCTGTTTTTGGCGACCTTTCTTGCGGCGGAGGAGTCCTTCATCACCCCGCAGGAGTACGCCGCGCAGCTCTACCACAATCCGAGGGGGATCGGCTGCAATCTCTGCCACGGCGAACACGGCGAGGGGAAGGTGATCGCCAATTATACCGACAAGGGCGTTCGCAAATCGTTTACCGCCCCGGCGATCAACGTCATCGCCTTCGAAGACTTTGACAGGGCCCTGAACGGACGGGTCAAGGGGATGCCGCGTTACTTTCTGACCGAGGAGGAGCGGCACACCCTTTACAGTTACCTGCACCCAAAGGATGCCAATGTTTCACAATGA